The proteins below come from a single Asterias rubens chromosome 9, eAstRub1.3, whole genome shotgun sequence genomic window:
- the LOC117294684 gene encoding serine/threonine-protein kinase 35-like yields MGNTCSIPGFSDLRHLGEGGFGVVYLGTDDTSGEKHAIKVLRLAKSAQKEIEVMGRLSKHPHIIEHKRSIVLEDKTCLVMEYCSGGNLNDYRLNNCREPGRDLRFMREIASAVAFLHRTGIIHYDLKPDNILLTSTGNLKVADLGISKLASESKQGGSLYDYYTNGNCGHIYFCAPELFRGRSTERADIFQMGVIFACLLQKRKAVRNGQSLLVGVFVNRMGVGQALHKGFLQRYELDERLTISQDLRTLVEQMLHKDHHARPSADTVDKRLEDITEWPSPYSQQQPVDSRLEIVNDSHLGEGPKYTSVLLAIGAELLALYLKAR; encoded by the coding sequence ATGGGGAATACTTGTTCAATACCAGGATTCTCAGATTTGAGACATCTTGGAGAGGGAGGATTTGGCGTGGTCTATCTTGGGACAGATGACACCTCTGGAGAGAAACATGCTATAAAGGTTCTACGTCTGGCTAAATCTGCACAGAAGGAAATAGAAGTGATGGGTAGACTTTCCAAACACCCTCATATCATTGAACACAAACGGAGCATAGTACTTGAAGACAAAACATGCCTGGTCATGGAGTACTGCAGTGGCGGGAATCTAAACGACTACCGCTTGAATAATTGCAGAGAGCCGGGTCGTGATCTTCGCTTCATGAGGGAAATCGCCTCTGCGGTCGCTTTTCTGCATCGCACTGGCATAATCCATTACGATTTAAAACCAGATAACATTTTACTCACTTCCACTGGAAACTTGAAAGTTGCAGATTTGGGCATTTCCAAACTTGCCTCCGAATCGAAACAAGGTGGTAGTCTGTACGACTACTACACAAACGGTAATTGTGGCCACATATATTTCTGTGCACCTGAGTTATTTAGGGGAAGATCTACCGAGAGAGCAGATATTTTTCAGATGGGTGTTATCTTTGCATGCCTTCTGCAAAAACGAAAGGCGGTGCGAAACGGTCAATCTCTATTAGTGGGGGTTTTCGTGAATCGTATGGGAGTCGGTCAAGCCTTGCACAAAGGTTTCTTGCAGCGTTACGAGCTGGATGAAAGACTAACCATCAGCCAAGACTTGCGCACCTTGGTAGAACAGATGCTACACAAGGATCACCATGCTCGCCCATCTGCAGATACAGTTGACAAAAGACTCGAAGACATAACAGAATGGCCAAGTCCATACAGCCAGCAACAACCTGTTGACAGCAGATTGGAAATCGTCAACGACAGTCATCTTGGAGAAGGACCAAAGTACACATCAGTATTGCTTGCAATAGGGGCAGAACTTCTGGCTCTATACCTCAAGGCAAGATGA